A part of Balneola sp. genomic DNA contains:
- a CDS encoding TlpA family protein disulfide reductase translates to MSEAPKKPNAFKRAVIEWSIILGVFGVLYFTGYHTEVIGGLQRVLLSTGILQPKTSIDETEIRAAQFNMPLIDLDGNQTSLRDYQGKTIFLNFWATWCPPCIAEMPNIQKLYEQLQDNSDIVFVMLSLDEDPEKARAYMERKEFTMPVYFLIGRKPGTYDSSVVPTTYVISPEGNIVMEKKGMAKYNTEAFRSFLTSF, encoded by the coding sequence ATGAGCGAAGCCCCTAAAAAGCCCAACGCATTTAAACGAGCCGTTATAGAATGGAGCATTATTCTTGGTGTTTTTGGTGTTCTGTATTTCACCGGATATCACACCGAGGTAATTGGAGGTTTGCAAAGAGTTCTTCTTTCTACCGGAATTCTCCAGCCTAAAACATCTATTGATGAAACGGAGATTCGAGCTGCTCAATTTAATATGCCCCTTATTGATCTTGATGGAAATCAAACCTCTCTCAGGGATTATCAAGGCAAAACCATCTTCTTAAACTTCTGGGCTACCTGGTGCCCTCCTTGTATTGCTGAAATGCCCAATATCCAAAAGCTTTATGAACAGCTGCAGGATAACTCTGATATCGTATTCGTAATGCTTTCTCTCGATGAAGATCCCGAAAAAGCGCGAGCGTATATGGAAAGAAAGGAATTTACAATGCCCGTTTACTTCCTTATCGGGCGAAAACCGGGCACCTACGATAGCTCTGTAGTACCTACAACCTATGTCATTTCTCCCGAAGGTAATATTGTGATGGAAAAAAAGGGAATGGCCAAGTATAACACTGAAGCTTTCCGTAGCTTCCTCACCTCATTTTAA
- a CDS encoding response regulator, whose amino-acid sequence MPSILWADDEIDQLQSHILFLEKKDFEITPVTNGEDAVSMIQEKAFDIVFLDEQMPGMDGLQTLEVIKAAQPLLPVVMITKSEEESIMEDAIGAKISDYLIKPVNPNQILLTVKRILERSRLQSEKSAQSYLKDFGRISSLIHPNTNWKEWIEIYKELTKWHIDLDEGDEALKEVLDTQFVDANREFGKFIEREYVNWLDRNEDNPIVSPQIFKNYVFPHLKEGKKTMFFLIDCMRYDQWLVFEPYLAKMFDISTDFYYSILPTATPFSRNAIFAGVSPLEISEMYPKLWDQGQDESSLNRHEEELLKKQLERAGIDINFKYEKILNAEDGRQIAGKMKSFSQSKLAAFVFNFVDTLVHSRSDSDVIKELAPDVSAFRAITEAWFQHSSLLQMFKELADENVTVVVTTDHGSVRSLRDTKVYGDRDTATSLRYKYGRNLNAVEDQAVIQISNAKEYKLPYLGKVNDYLIAKEDYYFVYPTNYHKYQNRYKDSFQHGGASMEEMILPVATLTPKGNA is encoded by the coding sequence ATGCCATCAATTCTTTGGGCTGACGACGAAATTGATCAGCTGCAATCGCATATACTCTTTTTAGAAAAGAAAGACTTTGAAATTACTCCTGTGACCAACGGAGAGGATGCAGTATCTATGATCCAGGAAAAAGCTTTTGATATTGTCTTCCTTGATGAACAAATGCCAGGTATGGATGGACTTCAAACACTCGAGGTAATCAAAGCCGCACAGCCATTGCTTCCGGTTGTAATGATTACAAAGAGTGAAGAAGAGTCTATTATGGAAGACGCTATCGGAGCAAAAATCTCTGACTACCTCATAAAGCCGGTTAATCCAAACCAAATCCTGCTCACGGTAAAGCGCATTCTGGAACGCTCCAGGCTTCAATCCGAAAAATCAGCTCAATCTTACCTAAAGGATTTTGGTCGTATTTCTTCTCTGATTCATCCAAATACAAACTGGAAAGAATGGATCGAGATTTATAAAGAACTAACAAAGTGGCATATAGATCTGGATGAGGGGGATGAAGCATTAAAAGAAGTATTGGATACACAGTTTGTAGATGCCAACCGTGAATTTGGGAAGTTCATAGAACGGGAATATGTGAACTGGCTGGATCGCAACGAGGATAACCCAATTGTTTCGCCACAGATTTTCAAAAACTATGTGTTTCCGCACCTGAAAGAAGGAAAGAAAACCATGTTCTTTCTTATCGATTGCATGCGCTATGATCAGTGGCTTGTTTTTGAGCCTTACTTAGCTAAGATGTTCGATATAAGCACGGATTTCTACTATTCGATTTTACCCACAGCCACTCCATTTTCCAGGAACGCAATTTTTGCAGGGGTTTCACCGCTGGAGATTTCGGAGATGTATCCCAAGCTTTGGGATCAGGGTCAGGACGAAAGCTCATTAAACCGTCATGAAGAAGAGCTTCTGAAAAAGCAGTTAGAACGAGCGGGAATAGACATCAATTTTAAATACGAAAAAATTCTCAACGCAGAAGATGGCCGGCAGATAGCAGGGAAGATGAAGAGTTTTTCTCAATCGAAACTTGCTGCCTTTGTATTCAATTTTGTAGATACGCTAGTGCATTCTCGATCCGATTCGGATGTAATAAAAGAACTTGCTCCTGATGTTTCTGCCTTTAGGGCGATTACCGAAGCCTGGTTTCAGCATTCATCGCTACTACAAATGTTTAAGGAATTAGCAGACGAAAATGTTACAGTAGTAGTAACAACCGACCATGGGTCGGTAAGGTCGCTAAGAGATACAAAAGTTTATGGCGATCGAGATACGGCAACTAGTCTCAGGTATAAGTATGGTAGAAATCTAAATGCTGTAGAAGATCAGGCGGTAATACAAATCAGTAATGCAAAAGAATATAAGCTTCCCTATCTGGGCAAAGTGAACGATTACCTGATTGCCAAAGAAGATTACTACTTCGTGTATCCAACCAATTATCATAAGTACCAAAACCGTTATAAAGATTCATTTCAACATGGGGGTGCTTCGATGGAAGAAATGATTCTTCCGGTTGCTACCCTCACTCCTAAAGGGAATGCTTAG
- a CDS encoding T9SS C-terminal target domain-containing protein, translated as MGNSFNQEVHMKKLLSVFIIGIISLGHIQLANAQSQPVFSLNQFDVQELEKAKSGSETSYFQLNSSIFENPEFDRGALLDVTLATGETDRLVVLAREVYMPGTVSIRAHKVGEPGQIFAFTYSEEKLNGIYYTEGGKPAYFNYDLAKSKNFVSPRNERVEHKLACGVDHSDELIPTPHIHHKTTNNPVSSAAPLVSTEDDSVAIDLMIVYTQASEDWAGTTGFGTIEAVIAQAVNLSQTALDNSGTNIDLRLVNTTKTTYNEETDGVGSEERLSRLTQNDSDPVFDPGDGHNGFLEEVHSIRDNSGADVVALLALISDTGGLGWRLGSTGGDPYFAFNLNRVQQVADTYTLMHEIGHNMGNSHSRTQSSSAADEGGGLFQYSVGYQNTTASYHTVMSYSDNGQQEAPYFSSPNIIYLGSATGSSSSQFPADNVRSMRLIKRTISKYRTSNTESPSADVSANTISIQMNREENQNIPYEVSNSGQSLLVWDIDFRFDSQFKRAKNTGQTIAPADFTRVISAPANYSGLLNAKSKSVAEETIYSTSFEGGDGFFSGTFGGIQEWRSTSGDEFDISTNNPNTGSNHLRINGDGTENTRFISAPFFGYQLFGEYEITVNFSVSTTSDVYDIYITDANNGEFTAGAIIAQGTLFAADENESGGVSFFGTGSVINANQYYELTMVVNPDDQEINYLLNGVTIANNGYVGGFSPGEMVVLNRSQVVGSNFDLDDIEIRKISAPYPWLNLTEQTGFAVEGGSSSTTLQFTTVGVSAGTYTSSMRVRTNDPQNQEYSVPITLTVANVVSNEPGDAPTEISLSQNFPNPFNPQTTISYSLTNPGEISLAVYNIQGQKVATLFEGVQQAGEFDVLFDATNLSSGIYIYRLQTAREVITRQMALIK; from the coding sequence TTGGGCAATTCATTTAATCAAGAAGTTCATATGAAAAAGCTACTATCAGTATTCATAATCGGTATTATCAGTTTAGGGCACATCCAATTAGCTAACGCGCAAAGCCAACCTGTTTTTTCTTTAAATCAATTTGATGTTCAAGAGTTGGAAAAAGCAAAATCTGGTAGCGAAACCAGCTATTTCCAGCTTAATAGCTCAATTTTTGAAAACCCGGAATTCGATCGGGGAGCACTTTTAGATGTTACTTTGGCCACTGGTGAAACCGATCGCCTGGTAGTGCTTGCCAGGGAAGTGTATATGCCCGGAACTGTTTCGATAAGGGCACATAAAGTTGGTGAACCAGGGCAGATTTTTGCGTTCACCTATTCAGAGGAAAAATTAAACGGGATTTACTACACCGAAGGCGGGAAACCGGCCTATTTTAATTATGATTTGGCTAAATCAAAGAATTTTGTTTCTCCCCGAAATGAGCGGGTAGAACACAAACTAGCTTGTGGTGTTGATCATTCTGATGAATTGATCCCTACCCCCCACATTCACCATAAAACAACTAATAATCCTGTTAGTTCAGCTGCACCATTAGTTTCTACAGAAGATGATAGCGTAGCTATTGATTTAATGATTGTATATACCCAAGCATCAGAAGACTGGGCAGGAACAACAGGGTTTGGAACTATTGAAGCAGTGATTGCTCAAGCTGTAAATCTCTCACAAACAGCCTTAGATAATAGCGGAACAAACATTGATCTACGATTGGTGAATACCACTAAAACCACCTACAATGAAGAAACAGATGGAGTAGGTTCGGAAGAAAGATTATCAAGGCTTACACAAAATGACAGTGACCCGGTTTTTGATCCGGGTGATGGGCATAATGGCTTTTTGGAAGAAGTTCACTCTATCAGGGATAACTCCGGAGCAGATGTGGTGGCGCTTCTTGCGCTTATTAGTGACACCGGAGGTTTAGGCTGGAGACTAGGAAGTACAGGCGGAGATCCTTATTTCGCCTTTAATTTAAACCGGGTTCAGCAAGTGGCGGATACTTATACCCTGATGCACGAAATTGGTCATAATATGGGGAATTCACACTCCAGAACTCAATCTTCGTCAGCAGCCGATGAAGGCGGGGGGTTATTCCAGTACTCAGTGGGGTATCAAAATACTACGGCTAGTTACCATACGGTAATGTCGTATTCGGATAATGGTCAGCAAGAAGCTCCGTATTTCTCCAGTCCGAATATTATCTATTTGGGGTCAGCAACGGGTTCAAGTAGTAGCCAGTTTCCTGCCGATAATGTGAGAAGCATGAGGCTTATTAAGCGCACTATCTCTAAATACAGAACCAGCAATACTGAGTCCCCTTCGGCTGATGTATCAGCGAATACTATTTCTATTCAAATGAATAGAGAAGAAAATCAGAACATACCGTATGAGGTTTCAAACAGTGGGCAAAGCTTATTGGTTTGGGATATAGATTTCCGATTTGATTCACAGTTCAAAAGAGCTAAAAATACAGGACAAACTATTGCTCCGGCCGACTTTACCAGAGTTATTTCTGCTCCGGCTAATTATTCCGGATTATTAAACGCGAAGTCAAAAAGCGTAGCAGAGGAAACCATTTACTCTACATCTTTCGAAGGTGGAGATGGTTTCTTTAGCGGAACTTTTGGTGGCATTCAGGAATGGAGATCTACATCAGGGGACGAGTTTGATATCTCAACCAATAATCCGAATACGGGAAGTAATCATCTAAGAATAAACGGAGATGGAACGGAGAATACTCGTTTTATTAGTGCTCCATTCTTTGGTTACCAACTATTTGGTGAATACGAAATTACAGTAAACTTCTCGGTATCAACTACCAGTGATGTTTACGACATATACATTACAGATGCGAATAATGGAGAGTTTACAGCCGGAGCTATCATAGCTCAAGGGACTTTATTTGCAGCGGATGAAAACGAGAGCGGCGGAGTAAGCTTCTTTGGTACGGGTTCTGTAATAAATGCGAATCAGTACTACGAGCTAACAATGGTAGTAAATCCTGATGACCAGGAAATCAATTATCTGCTTAATGGGGTAACCATTGCAAACAATGGTTATGTAGGAGGTTTCAGTCCCGGCGAAATGGTTGTATTAAACAGAAGCCAGGTTGTTGGTTCTAATTTTGATCTTGATGATATCGAGATAAGAAAGATAAGCGCCCCCTACCCATGGCTAAATTTAACTGAACAAACAGGGTTTGCGGTTGAAGGAGGCTCTTCCTCAACAACATTACAGTTTACGACCGTGGGCGTTTCTGCTGGAACTTATACATCATCGATGAGGGTACGAACTAATGATCCTCAGAATCAGGAATATTCCGTTCCAATTACCCTTACTGTTGCCAATGTAGTTTCTAATGAGCCAGGTGACGCTCCTACCGAAATCTCACTTAGTCAGAATTTCCCGAATCCGTTTAATCCTCAGACGACGATCTCATACAGTCTGACAAACCCGGGAGAGATCAGCTTGGCGGTTTACAATATTCAGGGACAAAAAGTGGCTACTTTATTTGAGGGTGTTCAACAAGCAGGTGAATTCGATGTGCTTTTTGATGCAACTAACTTATCAAGTGGTATTTATATCTACCGTTTACAAACCGCAAGGGAAGTAATCACCAGGCAAATGGCTCTTATCAAATAA
- a CDS encoding VOC family protein has translation MEKVIAGIQQIGIGNTDVEKTTEWYRKYFGMDIKVFDDAATANLMLPYTGGKPHDRRAILTLSMRGGGGFEIWQYTSRTPQPCSFDIMIGDLGINAAKIKSINVEETYEQFNMAGLKVITSLKENPAGDLHFYVEDLHGNIFEVVKGLGWFKKREQKTTGGVSGALIGSTDIEKSRTLYSDILGYDEVVYDESEKFEDLQGLPGGDQTYRRILLRHSSPRQGGFSKLFGPTEIELIQSLDEKRTPSLIFEDRYWGDLGFIHLCFDVQGMDALKEECEQAGFPFTVDSADSFDMGEAAGRFTYIEDPDGTLIEFVETHKVPIAKKLGLFVDMTKRDPKKDLPKWMLSALSLSRMKD, from the coding sequence ATGGAAAAAGTAATTGCTGGTATTCAACAGATTGGTATAGGTAATACAGATGTAGAAAAAACCACCGAGTGGTACCGAAAATATTTTGGTATGGATATCAAAGTATTTGATGACGCTGCCACGGCTAATCTCATGCTCCCATATACGGGTGGAAAACCTCATGATCGCCGAGCTATACTCACGTTAAGTATGCGTGGTGGTGGCGGTTTTGAAATCTGGCAATATACCAGTAGAACTCCCCAACCTTGCAGCTTCGATATTATGATCGGCGACCTGGGCATCAACGCAGCCAAGATCAAATCTATTAATGTAGAAGAGACTTACGAGCAATTTAATATGGCTGGTCTTAAAGTGATCACATCTTTAAAAGAAAACCCTGCAGGTGATTTACATTTTTATGTAGAAGACCTTCATGGGAATATTTTCGAAGTGGTAAAAGGGCTTGGCTGGTTTAAAAAAAGAGAACAAAAAACTACGGGTGGAGTTTCAGGAGCATTGATCGGTTCGACTGATATCGAGAAGTCTCGAACCCTATACTCAGATATTCTTGGTTATGATGAAGTAGTTTATGATGAGTCCGAGAAATTCGAAGATCTTCAAGGCCTTCCGGGCGGAGATCAAACATACCGCCGGATTCTTTTACGACATAGCTCTCCAAGACAAGGGGGTTTTAGCAAACTATTTGGCCCCACCGAAATTGAACTTATCCAGTCTTTGGATGAGAAAAGAACTCCCAGCCTGATTTTTGAAGACCGTTATTGGGGAGATCTTGGGTTTATTCACCTTTGCTTTGATGTACAAGGCATGGACGCACTAAAAGAAGAGTGTGAACAAGCTGGTTTTCCCTTTACCGTAGACAGCGCCGATAGTTTTGATATGGGAGAAGCGGCAGGACGCTTTACTTACATCGAAGACCCTGACGGAACACTCATAGAGTTTGTGGAAACTCATAAAGTACCTATCGCTAAAAAATTAGGCCTCTTTGTTGATATGACCAAAAGAGACCCAAAGAAAGATTTACCTAAGTGGATGCTAAGCGCATTAAGCCTTAGCCGAATGAAGGATTAG
- the tsaE gene encoding tRNA (adenosine(37)-N6)-threonylcarbamoyltransferase complex ATPase subunit type 1 TsaE, with the protein MLSTSVQDTIQHGVQLAKELKRGDVVCLTGDLGAGKTHFTKGIASYFGVDESKVQSPTFTLINEYDGELPIFHFDCYRLKNIQEALEIGAEDYFYGDGISIVEWPEKIKNLLPEHSVWITIKHKSDSTREILRGISNAP; encoded by the coding sequence ATGCTTAGTACATCAGTTCAAGATACTATTCAACACGGGGTACAATTAGCCAAAGAGTTAAAAAGAGGGGATGTGGTATGCCTCACCGGTGATTTAGGTGCCGGAAAAACACACTTCACCAAGGGTATTGCCTCTTATTTTGGTGTTGATGAAAGTAAGGTTCAGTCGCCTACGTTTACCTTGATAAATGAATATGACGGGGAACTTCCGATTTTTCATTTTGATTGTTATCGTTTAAAAAATATTCAGGAAGCACTTGAAATTGGTGCTGAAGACTATTTTTATGGGGACGGCATTTCCATTGTGGAATGGCCGGAAAAAATTAAAAATTTACTCCCCGAACATTCCGTTTGGATAACAATAAAACATAAAAGCGATTCAACAAGAGAAATACTGAGAGGAATAAGTAATGCCCCTTAA